The Granulicella sp. 5B5 nucleotide sequence GCCGCGATCGTCGGTCATGGAGAACTGGTTGTAGCCACCGAATGAAAGGCCGGAGAGCGGCGCTGGTAGTTGGGTCGTGGTCTGCGTGGCGAGCGTGGCGTTGACAGGAAGCCCGGCGGCAGCGCTGCCGTCCTCCCAGGTAACCCGGCCGGAGAGCGCGCCACCGCGCTGCAGAGTCACAGTTACAGAGCTGGTTTCGTTCGCGTCCACGTGGACGATGGGAAGACTGGCGAGCAGTTGCGCAGGATCGGAACCGCCGCTGACCGCAGCCTCCAGCAGCAGCCGTTCAGGGATAAAGCCGACGGCGGAGGCAGTGACATAGTAGTCGCCAGGAGCGATGTTACTAGCGGTAAAGGTGCCATCGACGTCCGTGCGTGAGCCGCCGCCACGGAATCCTCCGAAGCTGTTGCCACTGGACGCTCCGCTGACAGAGGCAACGCTCTGCAGCTGCACCTGCGCGAAGCGGATCGGCTTCTGAGTATCCTGCGCCAGAACGGTGCCGGTGACAGAGCCCGTGGAGGTAGCCTGCGGCGATGGGCTCGCAGCGGCGGTTTGAACGGCAGGAAGCTGCGGGACGGCCGCCCCAAGAGTTGCAAAACCCAGAAGGATGCGAAGACAGTACCCGGCACGCATACACACAGTATGGCGTCAGGACAGGATCGAAGCAATCGCATCCGGCACCCGCCTCTGCGGAGGCGTATCGCACTGTGTTACCGAGGATCGAAGAGATGGATGCTGACGCAAAGGCGCAGTGGACTGCGACAGTGGAGAAGAAGATCAGCGCACTGCAGTAGTCAACTCCGCGCGGATACGACGCATGGTCTCCAGATAGAACGCGAGATTGTGGATGGAGTTGAGTGTTGCGCCCAGCGGCTCGGCACAGACGAAGAGATGGCGCAGGTAGGCACGCGTGTAGCGGCGACACACCATGCAGGTACAGCCTTCGTCGATAGGCCGCTGGTCCTCGGCGTTCTCCTGCCGCTTGATGTTCATGCGCAGGACAGCACTGGTACGGTCGGCGGGATCTGCGCGAACGAAGAGCAGGCCGTGTCGGCCTGCGCGCGTGGGCAGGACGCAATCCATCATGTCGACGCCCATCTTCGCATACTCCTCAATCTCGTCGGGATAGCCGACGCCCATGACGTAACGCGGCTTGTCCTTTGGGAGCACTTCAAGCGAGAGCGCGATCATCTCGCGGGTGACCTCACGCGGCTCACCGACGGCGAGGCCGCCGATAGCATAGCCGGGGAAGTCCATCTCGACGAGGCGCTCAGCAGACTCGCGACGCAGGTCGCGGTACATGCCGCCCTGCACAATGCCGAAGAGCGCCTGATGCTTGCCAGCGAACTTCGCTACGTCATATCCGGTGGCCGCATCGCGATGGAGCGGTTGCGTCCAGGGAACCTCGTCTCGGTGTGCGAGCCAGTATTCTTTCGACCGGCGTGCCCAATCGTGCGTGAGAGACATGGAGTCGCGCGTACGCTCCCAACTGGCGGGCGTCTCCACGCACTCGTCGAAGGCCATCATGATGTCGGCGCCGAGCGCTACCTGCACGGCCATGGAGTGCTCGGGCGAGAAGAAGTGCTTGGAGCCGTCGAGGTGTGAGCGAAACTCAACACCATCGGCGGATATCTTGCGCAGCTTGGCGAGCGAAAAGACCTGGAAGCCGCCTGAGTCCGTGAGCATGGGCCGCAGCCAGCTCATGAAGCGGTGCACACCGCCAGCGCGAGCGATAAGCTCGTGCCCTGGGCGCAGGTAGAGATGATAGGTGTTGGCGAGGATAATCTCGGCGTTGAGCTCTTCGACGAGGTTCTGCGGCACGGCCTTGACTGTTGCGGCTGTGCCGACGGGCATGAAGACCGGCGTCTGTACGACGCCATGCGGCAGCTCTAACTGCGCGCGGCGTCCGCCATACCCCGTGGTGTTTTCAACTTGGAAGCGAAGCGACATCTCGCTTCATTGTAAGTGGCAGACTACTCAGGCTGCTTGTCCTTTGGTTTGCTCGAGCCGTCTTCAGTAGGCCAGTTCTTCTGGAACTCCTTCATGTCCTTCTGCACCTTGTCCATCTGCTTCTGCAGGTCTTTACTGTCGGGGAACTTGAGGTTCTTCATCGCATCCTGCACCTTGATCTGCATGTCGCCAAGGTTGAGATGATCGAGACCGTTCAGCATCAGGTCAAGGTGGATCTGCTCTTGGGGAGCAATCATGGCAAGCGTAGGCAATCCGGCCATCGAAGGCCCGATCCATAAGCCATCCAGTTCGCTATGGTCGCCATCGTGGCGTTGCTTGCGGATGGTGTGAATAAAGGTGAGTTCCTTCGGCTCGACCGTGATGATCGCTGTCTCGACGTAGCCGTCGGCACGGCGCTTGTTGCAGATGTCGGTGGACTCGCCGGTTTTGAAGTCGCGGGTGTGCACGGAGCAGTGCCAGTCGCCGGTGTTGAGCTTGTTGCGGAAGGCTTCGACGTCTTGCATGTTGTACATGCCAGGCTTGTCATAGCTGTAGGAGCGCACCACGTTCAACACCATGTTGTGAGCAGCTCTGCCGTTCGGGCCACCGACCATGTCGAGCGTGTCGGGGTCCATCGTCACCTCGTTCACGTCGCTCGCGCCTTTGGCAAAGACCTCTGTGCCAGCGAAGAGATCGTCCTTTACCGGTGCGCTCGTCTGCGCGGCCGCGGCCATTACCGCGAAGCCTGCCAATCCGGCTAACACCACCCTTGCCATCCATCTCGTCATCTTCATCCTCCTGTCCTCCAGTCCTGATCTTTCTGATCTCTTACTAATCCAACGGCACACCGGCACGCTGCAACTGCTCGCGAGCGTGGGCCAATGCCTGGTCCGTGATGCGTGTGGCCGTCTCGAACTGCTGGTTGGCCAACTGCCGCTCGTGATACTCATGCACACGCTCGCCGGTGAAGATGCCCAGCGCCAGCACCGCTGCGATTGCGCCTGTGACCCAGGTGCTGGTGCGTGGCGACATCACGAAGACCTTGCGGCGAGGCTCAACCGCTATCTTTTGCATCACACTGTCGGCGAAGCCCTCCGGGCTGTCGACGCGTTGCAGCGCCCGCGTCAGCCTTGCTTCAAACTGCTTGGTTTCGAATTCATTCATCGGACATACTCCTTCATGGTGACGGCAGCCTTTCTCCGCAACAGCTGCAGACCGCGCTGCAGGTTGCTCTTTACCGTCGCCAACGGCTGGTTCAATAAGTTCGCGATCTCATCCGGTGCCATCTCTTCCTGATACCGCAAGACGATCGCGATGCGCATCTGCTCAGGCAGTGTGCGCAGAAGCTCTTCAAGCAGGGCAACGACAGCCGCACTAAGCGCTTCGCCGTTCTCTTCGATGTGCTGCTCCTCGACCCACTCCTCGGCCTGGGCTTCCGGCCTTCGGGAGCGGCGGCGGAGGGCGTCGGTGGCACGGTGGACCGTGACGCGACGGAGCCAGAAGCGCACATGGTCTTCGCTCTCGAGCCGCGGCTGGCGCTGGATCAGCTCACGGTGCAGTTCGAGAAAGGCGTCCTGTGCCACCTCTTCGGCGGTGCCGCGCTCGCCCGTAACACGGAGCGCGAGCGAGAACACCATGCGTTGATGGGTCTCCACCAGTCTGCGGAAGTCGTTCGTTGCGATGCTCATCGACGGGATCAGTGAGGGCCCTCAATACCTGCTCACTCACCTATACGCAGCGGTTTGGCTGTTGGGATGCAGAATCTTCAGACGGATGTATTTTCCGGCCCTACCCCTCCCCCCTTTTAGGGGCTATGATCCGGAGCCAATTGAAGTTAGGGGTGGATACCGAACAAGCGGAGCTGACTTTTATTTGGAGGGGAAACGGGGTTAGTGTCGTATTGCGAGTGGCTTATCAGCTCTGCGAGGGTTGCTGCAGGAGGACAGCCACGGCCTCGGGTACAGAGAGGTTGTGGTCGAAGTAGTGGAACTCCGCCCGGGTGATGTCGCTGTTTTTGGCGATGCTCTTGAACAGGGCCGCCTTGCCACCGATGTCCGAGATGACATGGATGGTGCGCCAGTGGCCGTCGATCTGCTGCCGGTCGCTGGAGAAGTGGCTGCCCGAACGGACGGAGGCCAGCAGGCCGAAGCCGATGTTGACCGGCTGGGTGAGGTGGCCATCGATGTGGATGAGGCGGAACTGATTGGCGTCGACCTCGACGCTACCGCTCATGCCGTGCAGCACCTGGTCTTCGATGCCGCTGGGTGAGACTGCCGGGTTGGGGTGAAAGTCCATGTGCCAGACGCCGTCCTGCAGGTGCACGTTGTCGAAGAGGAAGTCGGTGGGCAGAAGCTCAAGCATGTGCTTCGCGTGCTGCTCGTCGTTGCGCTCGGCGACCTCCTTCTTCAGGAACTCCTCCGGGTGCGCGGCGATGGCGGCGAGCCGGTCATGCTCCTTCTGCACCGCTTCGGCGGAGAGCGGTACATCATCGACGGCGAGGAGCAGACGGACGCGCGCCTCGGCGGTCTCGACCACGCGCTCGGTCCACATGTGGCCGCCGGTGCGCTCGGAGCGCTCGTGCGAGAGGTACTCGTAGCAGTCGCGGTGCTCCGTGGCTTGCTGCTCATTGGCGATGAGGGGCTTCAGCACTTCGATGGGAGTTCGGGGGCCATCCGCCGCGAAGGAGCGGGGGGCGCAGCAGAGTACGAGAAGCGATGGAACGAGAAGCGAGGCGAAGGTCGCGGCAACGGGGAGCGAGGACGAACGAAGAATGGCGGACTCCTGTGAACGGCGCTGCGATGTTAGACGCAAAGCGCTGTTCTGAGTCTACGAGCCCTGGCCGGCGATTGCAGCCGGTACGGCTAGTTCGATGCCGTCAACATGGCCGATGTGGGAGAGTGCAGAAGCATCTCGGCTGCCTCGGGAACGCTCACATCGTGGTCGAGCGGCTGAAACTGCGAGCGATGCAGGTCGATGTTCAGATCGACAGTCTTGAAGATGACAGCTTTGGCATGTACCACCGTGGCGACGTGCATGGTGTGCCAGCGGCCGTCGATCTGCTCGCGGTCGCTGATGAAGTTGGTGCCGGGCTGAACGTCGGCGAGCAGGCCGAAGCCGATAGGGACGTCCTGAACCAGATGGAACTCCATGCGGACGAGACGGAGCTGGCTTGCGTCGATGACCAGCTTGCCTGCCATGTTGTGCAGGATGCGTTCCTGAACGCCGGAGGGCGTGTAGTTCGGGTTAGGGTGGAAGTCCATATGCCAGAGGCCGTCCTGAAGGACGACATGGTCGAAGAGGAAGTCGCGGGGCAGGACCTCGAGCATGTCGCGGGCGCGCTTCTCCTCGGCGCGGGTGTTCTGCTCATGCTTGATGAAGACTGCGGGATGCGTGCGGAGGTTCTCAAGCCGCGCGCGCTCCTGCTGCATGCGCTCGGGTGAGAGCGGCTTGCCGTCGATGGCGAGCAGCAACCGCATGCGGCCGGGCGGCGTTTCTACGACGCGCTCGGTCCAGAGATGGCCCCCGGTGCGGCCGGAGCGCTCATTGGAGACGTACTCGTACCGGTCAGGGTGCGCGGCGGCGGCGTTTTCGTTGTCGATCATCGCCAGCACGACCTGTTGCGGCGTTTGCAGGGCCTGGGGAGTGGCGGGCGTCTCCGCCGGCGCTGCCGCTGCGAGCAGAAGCAGGAGCATCCAGTGGCCTTTGCGAAGCGGCGAGTGTAGCGACGGCAGCCTAAGGCAGGACATAGCGATCACCTCCACGCCTGCAGTCTAGCTCCAGCGGCCTGCCAGAATGATTGCAGCCGTGTGAGAACTGAGGAACCGCCTGTGGAACGCTTTGCTCTGTGAATCTTTCGAGACTGACAGCGTGCGGCGCACGGGTATCCTTGAAGCCGATGCCCATGCGAGAACCCATGCCCGATACCGTCGACCATGCCCTTGCCGAAGCGGCTACACGGATTGCGCGGCGCGATGCGGAGCTGCTGCTGGGCCATGTGCTGGGGCGCGATCGCACGTGGCTGATGATGCACGGTGCGGAGACGATCACGGCAACACAGCAGGCCCGGTTGAAGGAGCTGACAACACGGCGCGAGACCCACGAGCCGCT carries:
- a CDS encoding tRNA guanosine(34) transglycosylase Tgt, whose amino-acid sequence is MSLRFQVENTTGYGGRRAQLELPHGVVQTPVFMPVGTAATVKAVPQNLVEELNAEIILANTYHLYLRPGHELIARAGGVHRFMSWLRPMLTDSGGFQVFSLAKLRKISADGVEFRSHLDGSKHFFSPEHSMAVQVALGADIMMAFDECVETPASWERTRDSMSLTHDWARRSKEYWLAHRDEVPWTQPLHRDAATGYDVAKFAGKHQALFGIVQGGMYRDLRRESAERLVEMDFPGYAIGGLAVGEPREVTREMIALSLEVLPKDKPRYVMGVGYPDEIEEYAKMGVDMMDCVLPTRAGRHGLLFVRADPADRTSAVLRMNIKRQENAEDQRPIDEGCTCMVCRRYTRAYLRHLFVCAEPLGATLNSIHNLAFYLETMRRIRAELTTAVR
- a CDS encoding RNA polymerase sigma factor; the protein is MSIATNDFRRLVETHQRMVFSLALRVTGERGTAEEVAQDAFLELHRELIQRQPRLESEDHVRFWLRRVTVHRATDALRRRSRRPEAQAEEWVEEQHIEENGEALSAAVVALLEELLRTLPEQMRIAIVLRYQEEMAPDEIANLLNQPLATVKSNLQRGLQLLRRKAAVTMKEYVR
- a CDS encoding carboxypeptidase-like regulatory domain-containing protein, encoding MRAGYCLRILLGFATLGAAVPQLPAVQTAAASPSPQATSTGSVTGTVLAQDTQKPIRFAQVQLQSVASVSGASSGNSFGGFRGGGSRTDVDGTFTASNIAPGDYYVTASAVGFIPERLLLEAAVSGGSDPAQLLASLPIVHVDANETSSVTVTLQRGGALSGRVTWEDGSAAAGLPVNATLATQTTTQLPAPLSGLSFGGYNQFSMTDDRGMFRISGLPTGDYLLTTTIQSRPQFGGGRGGFVISALRSYAPGVFRKSAAKSYSVQVGEERTDVLLNLDLRSLRTVSGHATSSNPDLSVASGRVTITDTSDSSLVLRGSIDSDGEFAVRYVPPGNYVLAISGASTQAFQGYRRGGSDNTPSAPAVSFQPFSQAIVVTDTDISGFAATLTPVQSK